The sequence AGCCTTCGGGAGGCGGTGCATCGGCGGCTACGAGGCGGCGCAGCTCGCCTTCATGTGGCGTAAGCAGCCAGTCGCGGCGCGCGCTATCGTCGAGGGGCGATGCCTCGGCCTGCGCCAGGGCATAGAGGGCGTCGGCGTCGAGCACGGCCGGCGTTTCGAGGCCTTCCAGCAGCTTATGCACGAAGCGCTGGGTGGAGGCGGCCCGCCCCAGGCCCGGGCCGATGAGCACACCATCGGCCTTGTCGAGCGCTGGGTGGAGCTGTTCGAGCGCGGCCTCGGGCTGCACGCCGCCGTCCGGCGCCTCGGGAAGCCCGAGCACGGGAATCGTCTGGAGGTGTGTGCTGGCCACGCCTTGCACCGACTGCGGCACGGCGCACTGCACGTAGCCGGCCCCGATCCGCGCGGCGGCGCGCGCGGCGAGCGTAGGCGCACCGCTGTACACGGGCGCCCCGCCAATGACGAGCGCCATGCCGGCGCTGTACTTGTGGGCATGCCGCGGCCGCTCGGGCAGCCAACGCCGCACGGCATCATCCGTCGTCGCAAACGCACACCCGGTGTCGTCCGCGGCGCGCGCCAGAGCATACGGCGGAATGCCAATCTCGACCGTCGCGACAGCCCCCGCGCACAGCGGACCGTCGCCCATCTGCAGCCCAATGTTCGGCGTCGCAACCGCAACCGTGGTGTCGGCCTGCACCGCATCGCCCATGCGGGCCCCGGTGTCGCTGTTCAAGCCCGTCGGCACGTCGACCGCCAGGGCCGGCGCCGGGTCCTGATTGATGGCGTCAACGATGCGGTCGATGGGATCCCGCAGGTCGCTCGTGAGGCCGGTGCCCAGCAGCGCATCCACGTGAAGCGTCCAGCGATTCGAGAGCACCCGCGGCACGGTGTCGGGGCCGTAGTGCTCCACCACAAGGCGATGCCCCTCCGGACTCTCACGCGCCCACTGCTGGAGCGCTGCAAAGGCCTGGGCCGCGTCTTCCGACTGGTCGCTTGGGGCGGCCATGTGCACCACGTGGACGCGCGCGCCGCGGTCGAGCAAGCACCGCGCAATCACGAAGCCATCGCCGCCGTTGTTGCCTTTGCCACACCACACCAGCAGGCGGGTGTCGTCCGTGATCGGGTATTTTTTTGCAATAACGGACGCAACCGCGCGGCCCGCGCTTTCCATCAGCACGCGCCCGCCCAGCCCCAGCGTGTCAATGGCATGCGCATCGGCGCGGCGCATGGCCTCAGCGGTGAGCAGGGGGCGTCCGTTGGGGAACGTAGACGGTGTCATAGAGAGCGGAGCTTGAAAGCGTAACGATACGAAGCGGCGCGCTGATTACATTCGTCCAACGCGGCCGACTGGCCGTGGGTTGTGCGCTCCAGGCCGCGGCCTCTGCCGGGCGATAGGGCGCTAGGCGCCCCGGATTCCACCGCTTGTTGCCATCAACGTCCCAAAACGCACGAAACGAAAACTCCCCCTCGGGCAGCTGCTCAAAGCGAAATGTGCTGTCGGATCCGACCGGCTGCATGCGCGGACGCACAGGCACCTGGGGGCGCGTCGGCTCCATCTGCACCCAGCGGCGGCCCCTGAGCGACCGTTTGTCAGACGCTGTGTTAAGCGAATCCGCACGGCGTGGAGCAGCCGCGGTCGTGCTATCACCAGAGGTCGTCCACGTCGTATCGACGACCATCACGCGGCCTTCGAGCGCGCCCAACGCGGATGCGGGCAGCCGGCGCACCCGCACCTGCAACGTGTCGGGGCGATTTCGGGGATTTCCCACGATGCGCACACGCCCACCGGGCGGCCACTGGATGTGCAGCGCGTGCTCGGTGCCATCAACGGTCGTCAGGTGGTAGGGCACCGCTGCTCCGGCCGTGTCCTGCACGGACACCACGCGCCGCACGACCGTCGAATCGACCGGATGGTCGAACCGCGCCCGTGGCCTAGCGCGCGGCGGCAGGGCGCCATACCCCAGCGTATCGGTCGATGTAGGCTCCGGCAGCAAGGCTTGCAGGGCGCCGCGCACGGTATCCGGCGCGGCGCTCGCTGTAAAACGGAGCCGCTCGCGGTCGATAGGCGTACCGAGCGTGTCGGTCAGGCCCCCGCGCGGCACGCGCAAAACATGCGGCGTGGCTTGCATGCGGGCCGTGTGAAGCCAGACCGTAGCGGGCGCCTCGGCCTGCTGATACACCCCGCGGATGGCAACGGTATCTTGCGCGATCGAGTCGATGAGCGTCCACTCATCCAGCGTGGCCCGATGAACCTGCATGGGCTCGTTGAACACAAACGCGGTGCGCGCTCGCGACTCGGCGCGCGCGCGCTGCAGCGTAGGCGCTAGCGTGTCTACGCGGGCCAAGAGCCAGGGCACCGGCACCGGCGGCTGCGTGCTGTCGGCCGGTAGCTGCACGCGCGGCGGCACCGCCATGGGCTCCAGCGGATCGGGGCGGCGATTGCGATTGTTGTCGCGCAACGCCACCACGTAATAGGTCGTCTCGCGGAGGTATTCGAACCGAAAGGTGCCGTCCTCGCCCGTTTGCGTCTGATAGTCGGGACGCTCGGGCCACGCGGCCATCGCGGCGGGGGCGCTGGTTTGCGCATAGGCGAGCACGTCGACGCCCGCCTGTGGAGCGCCCGAGTATCCATCCACAACGCGCCCGGCCAGCGTGCCGCTGTTAATTTTTGCACCCGTGGCAAACGCAAAGGTGAGCGGCGATTCCAGCGAAACGCCCTGCACGTCCGAAAAGTCGGTGCTGAGCTCCACGATGTAGGTGGTGCTATCGCGGAAGGGCTCCGGAAACGTGATGGTCACCTCGCGCGCGTCCCACGAGAACGCCAGCTCGCCCGGCACAAACGGCGTGATGGTGAGCGCCTCCCGAAGCGACGACCGATTGACATATTCGTTGAACGCTAGGCGGAGGGTGCGCCCCGACACGTTCACGGCCCCTTGGGCCGGATCGCTCGCCGTGATGCGGGGCGGCGTTCTATCCCGCGGCCCGCCGCTTGGCGGTACCGGATTGGCGCAGCGCACCATCAGCACTGCTATTCCGAGCGCCGTGCCCACAAGCACGAGCCGCTGCACCCACATCCTCCTTGCCGTTACGTCTCGCACCGACTCGTCACGCATTCAGCAGCCGATCCATCCAAGTTCGCAAATCGTGATGGCCGCGCTTCGACTTCGACGACGTCAGCACGAGCGGCACCTCCAGGCCCACATCATCGAGCGCGCGGCGTACGGTCTGCTCGGCCTTGGTGCGCTGATTCCCCGACAACTTGTCCACCTTGGTGAGGGCCAGGACGTACGGCACCGGACCGCCGCGCATGAAGTCGATCAGCTCACGGTCTAAATCCGTTAACGGATGCCGGCTGTCCATCAGGTGAAACACCGCACGCAGCGGTACGCGCTCGGTTAGGTAGCGTTCGATGAACGCCGCCCACGCTTTGCGCTTCTTTTTGGACACCCGCGCGTAGCCGTATCCCGGCACGTCGACCATGTAGAAGCGATCGTTGACCAGAAAGTAGTTGAACTCCTGCGTCTTGCCGGGGCGCTTGCTGGTATATGCCAGATTTTTTTGGCCCGTAAGCGCGTTGAGGAGCGAGCTCTTGCCCACGTTCGAGCGACCAATGAACGCCATTTCAGGACGTCCGTCGGTGGGGAGCTGCTGCCACTGCGCAGCGCCGATGATAAATCGTGCGGTGTTAATCGTCATGAGGAAACGGGCCATCCGATAAGTAACGGAGCCGCTTTAACGACGCCTGCCATGCAGGTATCCGCGGCGAACGGAAAGCCCCCGTGAAGCCTTCGTGAGCCAACAAGCTATCACCCGAAAGCTTCGGCGGGCTGCTTCGCTTGCCGCTCCGGAGCTTCCGAACGGGTGGCTGGAGCATCGGGCGCCGCCTGATCTTCGCACTGCCGCGCATGCACCGCTGCATGCCACGCAATATTCAGCAAGCGATAGTCGCGGGCCTGCGCCTCCTCCGGCACATCGCGGACGCACTGGAACCCGTAGTCGACCGGCGACGCGCTCGATAGCGGCGCGCTGTCCATCGACCACAGCAGCGACCGCCCGAGGCCCATCCGAAATTCGCCATGCAGCTGCCCCAGCACGCACTGTTCGCCGCTTGCAAGCTCCAGCCGGTCAAGGTCAACGTCCCGGTGCCATCCGGGCTGCATTGCATCCAGGAACGACGCCCCGCGCTTCACGCGCGCACGAGCAAAATTGGCAGAAATGCGTTGCACCCGCTGGGCACGCCGTCGCTTCCAATACCAGTTGAGTAGCGATCGCATAACAAGCAGCTTATTGGGGAAATTGGAACGATCCAACCGTTGATCCTATGCCTGTGATCCGATCGCTACCTATGCGCCGTGCCAATGCTTCACCAATCATTGACGAAGCCGGACGCGGTTCAGAAAGTAGGTGAGACGCACAGCCATTCTCCAACCATCCGCTACCAATCATGTCATACGACGTATCCGATTTCGCGACCGACGTTATAGATGCGAGCCATGAGCACCCCGTGGTGGTCGACTTTTGGGCGCCGTGGTGCGGCCCCTGCCAGCAGCTAAGCCCCGTGCTTGAGTCGCTAGCGGCGGCCACCAACGACTGGACGCTGGTTAAGGTAAACACAGATACCCACCCGGCGCCCGCTCAGCAGTACGGCGTCCGCGGCATTCCAGCCGTCAAGCTTTTCATAGACGGCGAGGTAACGGCCGAATTCACCGGCGCCCGCCCCAAACACGCCGTTCAGCAGTGGCTGCAGGAGCACCTGCCGAGTCCGGCCGATGATGCGTTTGCCGACGCGAAGGCGGCGCTGGACGATGGGGACGAGGACGCCGCCCGCCAGCAGCTCGCGGCGTTGATCGAGTCCGCCCCCGACCACGTGGAGGCGCGGCTCTTGCTCGCTCAACTGGTGGTTTTTGACGATCCGGCACGCGCTCTGACGCTGATCGAACCGCTGGATGTGGCAGAGCCCGAGGCGCGCCTGCGCCAGGACAGCATCGAGACGATCGCCCAGTTGTTGCAGACGACGTCACTGGCTGAGCTGCCCGAGGGCGCGCCGCAGCGGCCGTACTACGAGGGCATCCAGGCGCTGCGCGACCACTACTTCGACACGGCGCTGCAACGCTTCATTGATGTCGTGCGCCTCGACAGGGATTATGCCGACGACGGCGCCCGCAAGGCCTGCGTGGCGCTCTTTACCCTGTTGGGCCCCGAGCATGAGGCAACCCAGCAATACCGCCGCACCTTCGACATGGCCTTGTACTAAACCAACGCCCTGATTCCCTGCTGTGCTATGCCGGCATCACTCCGCCACGCAAGCATTCGTATTTTTGAGAAGGCCGTACAGCAGGTGCAGGCCGAGGCGGTGCTTGCCCAGGCCGACCTGTGGGACCAACTGCCGAATGGCCGGGCCGTACGCCTGCTCACGATTGGCAAGGCCGCGTTGCCGCTAGCTGCGGTGGCGGGCAGGCGCCTTGGCCAGCGGCTTCACGGTGGATGTGCGGTGGTGCCCGACGGCTATCCGGAGACCGTGCCGGCGCGGTACGACCCTCCGCCTACAATCCGCGTGCTCGTCGGCGGGCACCCGCTGCCCACCCGTCAGAGCATGGCGGCCGCCGATGCGCTCCGCACGCAGGCCACGGCCGCAGCCCGCGCGGGCCACGTGCTGTTGGTCCTCATTTCGGGCGGCGGGACGGCGCTTACGGCTGCTCCTGCGGGCGACCTTTCGATCCGTGACCTGCAGGATGCGTTCCGGTGCATGATGGATGCCGGCATGCCCATTGGCCCCACCAACGTGGTTCGCAAACACCTGACGCGCCTCGGCGGGGGCCACCTCGCGCAGGCGGCGCACCCCGCTCCGGTTGTAGCCGGCGCCCTCTCGGATGTGGTGGGCAACGACCTGTCCACCATCGCCAGCGGCCCCACCGTGCCCGATCCGTCGACGTATGCCGATGCGTGCGCCGCCCTGCGCGCGCATGATGCTTGGAATCCCTTTCCCCACGCGGCGCGCGTTCACCTGCAGCGCGGATGCAACGGCCAACGGCCCGAGACGCCCGGCCCTGGCGCGCCCTGTTTTCAGAACGCATCCACACGCCTCCTGGCCACCAACGATACCGCGCTCGCAGCCGCCGCACAGGCCGCCCGGCTGGCAGGCTTTCCGCCAACCATCGTGGATGCCGCGTGCACCGGCGAGGCCCGATCCGTGGGCCGCGCGCACGCCGAGCGGCTCCTTCGCACCGCGGGCCCCGCGTGCCTGTTGTGGGGCGGCGAAACGACCGTCACGGTCACCGGCACCGGCACCGGCGGACGCAACCAGGAGGTGGCCCTGGGGGCCGCCCAGCGCCTCGACGGCGCCGACCAACCTGTCTGCCTCCTGGCGGCCGGAACCGACGGCATCGACGGCCCAACGGACGCGGCCGGCGGCGTGGCAACACCTGCCACCTGCGCCGCGGCCCGCACGAAGAACCGTTCGGTGGCCGATGCTCTCGCGCGCAACGACGCTTATCCGCTGCTCGACGCCATCGATGCGCTCCTGCGCACCGGCCCCACCCACACCAACGTCATGGATCTACACATCGGACTCGTGGGCACCTAATAGTAGCCGCCCCCTCCGCCAAACCCGCCCGCCGATTGGCGAAGCTGCGACCCAAAGCCGCTTAGCGGATTGCCGGCGCGCGGCAGGTTCAGGCGCAACAGGTTGGAGAGCTGCCCACCATTCACCTGCAGCGTAAACCCGAACGACTGGAAGCGCCCGAACGGCGTCCAGTTGAAGCTCATGTTCCAACACCCGAGGTCTCGGTTGATGTTGATGCGCGTAAGGGCCAGCTCCTGCTGCACGAAATCGAAGCCCGTTGTGATGTTTACGTCCCATAGCGGCGTCGGCGAAAGCCGCACCGATCCACTCACTTCCGCGTTCTGATTCACATCGTACAGCCGCCGGTTGTACCGATAACTAAAGTTCACCTGCGCCTGCCAGGGGATGCGAAAGGAGGGATAGCCGGAGCGGTTATTCGCGTAGGAAGAAGCTGCATCTGAAGTTGAACCGCCACGGCCTCCGCCCTGCCTCCCACGTCCGCCTTGCCTTCCAAACGACGCGCCCGGGCCGCCTGCCATCTGCTGGCTGCCTCGGTTCCCTCCACCGCCAAACGATCCGCCAAAGCTTACGGTGGCGCGGGTCAACCGAAGCGGCTTCAACGGATTCCGCGCTGCCAGATACGTGTTGATGATCGTGGAGCTGTCGGGGCTGATGGCGTACGGCGAAAAGGAGAGCGAGCTTCTCACGTTAAACTCGTCTAGAAACCCGGTGCGCAGGTTCAGGCGGATATCGCTAAGCTTGAGCGAATCGGCCGCAAAGTTGTATCCCGTGTTCAGATCCGCATCCAGTAGCTTGATCGTTTCCTCGCGGCGCTGCCCGGTCGAGTCGATCCGGATGCGCTTCGTTTCAAAGTCGTTGCCCAATGAGAACCCGAGGCTACGCTGCTCGGTAGAGCCCGCCACAAAACGACCTGTTGCAATGTCGTACCGCCGTACCGTTCCCTGCGTATCTACAACCGCCGTGCGGGTGCTTCCCCAAAAGGGATCGTTGAAGTTCGGCTGAAAGTTGAACGAGAGCGACGGCTGCACCCGGTGGCGTAGCCCTTCGAAAGCGCCCACGGCAATGGGAAAGAGTCCAAAAGCTTCGGTACTCACGCTTAAGCCGGTGGAGAATTGCCGATCGGCGAAGAAGCCGGGCACCGAGCGCTCCACGACGTTCTGCTCCACGCGGATGGAGTCGGGGCCAACGCGCGTGGTATCGAGCCGGAGTGCGCGCCGCGTGGTACGAATGAGCCACGTAGAGTTGTAGCTAAATTGTGGCGTGATATTCAGATTGTACTTGTTGACGCGGAAGGATGCGTTTATCGGAATGCGATGCGTGGCTTCAAAATCGAAGGGCTCGCTGTTACCGGTTGCGCGCCGGTATTTGGTGGGAGAAACCAGCGCCTCATACCACTGAATATCCGTCGAATCGGTCGGTGTAAACTGGTACCGGTTGCTCAGATCGCCGGAATAGCTCGTGCGGATCTTCTCGTACCAGCGCTCCTCGCCTACAGCGTCTTCGCGCTTGAACGGGCGAAAGCTTCCCTGCGAGAATCGCACGTTGGGAAACGACAGCGAAGCCGTCCCCGTGTTCAGATTTTGCTGCTGGCTTGCGTTGATGCTAAGGCTTTGATTGGAGCCGCGCCAGTTTTTGTTGTAATTGATGCTCGACGAAATCTCCCGGCTGATGACGTCTCCGTAGTCTTGCTGATCCTGTCGCAGGAATTGCTCGGACGTTACGAGGTTCACGTTGGCCCCCAGGCTGGCCGTAGGACTAAGCTCCTGGTTGTGATTCCATCGCAAGCCCCCGCGCAGCGTTTTCCGAAATCCTGGATCTTGCGGTTCGCCAATTTTTGTGCGCACTACGTTCAGATCAACCCCTCCATTGTAGCGATAGCGCTTGGCGTAGCGATAGATGGGGTTCACCTCCCAACTGCCCTGCGACCAGATGCCAAACCGAAGCTGGAGATCCATGTAGTCGCTAATGGCAAAGTACCAGCCCCAATCGCGCAGGTACAATCCTTTGTTGTCTTCGCCGTACTGCGGCGGCAGCGGGCCACTGCGGCGGCCGGGAATGGCCGGCAGAAACCCGAACGGCAGCCACAGCGGCGTCGGCACGTTGAACAGATACAGCTGAATGGGGCCGGTGTACACCCATTTGCCTTTCACCTTCATCCGCGACGAGCGCAGCGAGTACGACGGCGTTTCATTGGGGCCGCAGTCGCAGGTGGTGTAGCTCCCATCGCGCACAAAGACGGTGCTGTCTTCGTAGGCCTTCACCACGCGGCCCTGCACAAAGCCGCCCTGTTTTTGGGTGCGGGCGTCGGTGACGCG comes from Salisaeta longa DSM 21114 and encodes:
- a CDS encoding putative LPS assembly protein LptD, producing MRTRLRDLLLGVGIVGVLLGLWPAVVHAQQAPDTTRAAARDTLQAPPDSAAVGPDSLRPTQVRPDSLRPDSLQPGGPSAADRRRQAAQQAMSGGGMPADTSQGGMQPVDLTARDSLVLRFNQPSGDTGTLYGNAQMKHADASLKARRITMDFSSDVVTATGAPSDSTGPGSGRGPVFQQDGRQGQTFTGTGLSFNLQTRRGRVTDARTQKQGGFVQGRVVKAYEDSTVFVRDGSYTTCDCGPNETPSYSLRSSRMKVKGKWVYTGPIQLYLFNVPTPLWLPFGFLPAIPGRRSGPLPPQYGEDNKGLYLRDWGWYFAISDYMDLQLRFGIWSQGSWEVNPIYRYAKRYRYNGGVDLNVVRTKIGEPQDPGFRKTLRGGLRWNHNQELSPTASLGANVNLVTSEQFLRQDQQDYGDVISREISSSINYNKNWRGSNQSLSINASQQQNLNTGTASLSFPNVRFSQGSFRPFKREDAVGEERWYEKIRTSYSGDLSNRYQFTPTDSTDIQWYEALVSPTKYRRATGNSEPFDFEATHRIPINASFRVNKYNLNITPQFSYNSTWLIRTTRRALRLDTTRVGPDSIRVEQNVVERSVPGFFADRQFSTGLSVSTEAFGLFPIAVGAFEGLRHRVQPSLSFNFQPNFNDPFWGSTRTAVVDTQGTVRRYDIATGRFVAGSTEQRSLGFSLGNDFETKRIRIDSTGQRREETIKLLDADLNTGYNFAADSLKLSDIRLNLRTGFLDEFNVRSSLSFSPYAISPDSSTIINTYLAARNPLKPLRLTRATVSFGGSFGGGGNRGSQQMAGGPGASFGRQGGRGRQGGGRGGSTSDAASSYANNRSGYPSFRIPWQAQVNFSYRYNRRLYDVNQNAEVSGSVRLSPTPLWDVNITTGFDFVQQELALTRININRDLGCWNMSFNWTPFGRFQSFGFTLQVNGGQLSNLLRLNLPRAGNPLSGFGSQLRQSAGGFGGGGGYY
- a CDS encoding glycerate kinase type-2 family protein translates to MPASLRHASIRIFEKAVQQVQAEAVLAQADLWDQLPNGRAVRLLTIGKAALPLAAVAGRRLGQRLHGGCAVVPDGYPETVPARYDPPPTIRVLVGGHPLPTRQSMAAADALRTQATAAARAGHVLLVLISGGGTALTAAPAGDLSIRDLQDAFRCMMDAGMPIGPTNVVRKHLTRLGGGHLAQAAHPAPVVAGALSDVVGNDLSTIASGPTVPDPSTYADACAALRAHDAWNPFPHAARVHLQRGCNGQRPETPGPGAPCFQNASTRLLATNDTALAAAAQAARLAGFPPTIVDAACTGEARSVGRAHAERLLRTAGPACLLWGGETTVTVTGTGTGGRNQEVALGAAQRLDGADQPVCLLAAGTDGIDGPTDAAGGVATPATCAAARTKNRSVADALARNDAYPLLDAIDALLRTGPTHTNVMDLHIGLVGT
- a CDS encoding bifunctional ADP-dependent NAD(P)H-hydrate dehydratase/NAD(P)H-hydrate epimerase; its protein translation is MTPSTFPNGRPLLTAEAMRRADAHAIDTLGLGGRVLMESAGRAVASVIAKKYPITDDTRLLVWCGKGNNGGDGFVIARCLLDRGARVHVVHMAAPSDQSEDAAQAFAALQQWARESPEGHRLVVEHYGPDTVPRVLSNRWTLHVDALLGTGLTSDLRDPIDRIVDAINQDPAPALAVDVPTGLNSDTGARMGDAVQADTTVAVATPNIGLQMGDGPLCAGAVATVEIGIPPYALARAADDTGCAFATTDDAVRRWLPERPRHAHKYSAGMALVIGGAPVYSGAPTLAARAAARIGAGYVQCAVPQSVQGVASTHLQTIPVLGLPEAPDGGVQPEAALEQLHPALDKADGVLIGPGLGRAASTQRFVHKLLEGLETPAVLDADALYALAQAEASPLDDSARRDWLLTPHEGELRRLVAADAPPPEGSRVAQTQTWAARWGVHLLRKGMPSIVAPPHGPAYVGSTGSPVLASAGTGDVLAGCCVGLLAQGLSLPKAAAAALHISGRAAQRYAAAHDGRALVADDIIHELPHAWHTSQC
- a CDS encoding tetratricopeptide repeat protein, whose product is MSYDVSDFATDVIDASHEHPVVVDFWAPWCGPCQQLSPVLESLAAATNDWTLVKVNTDTHPAPAQQYGVRGIPAVKLFIDGEVTAEFTGARPKHAVQQWLQEHLPSPADDAFADAKAALDDGDEDAARQQLAALIESAPDHVEARLLLAQLVVFDDPARALTLIEPLDVAEPEARLRQDSIETIAQLLQTTSLAELPEGAPQRPYYEGIQALRDHYFDTALQRFIDVVRLDRDYADDGARKACVALFTLLGPEHEATQQYRRTFDMALY
- the yihA gene encoding ribosome biogenesis GTP-binding protein YihA/YsxC, which encodes MTINTARFIIGAAQWQQLPTDGRPEMAFIGRSNVGKSSLLNALTGQKNLAYTSKRPGKTQEFNYFLVNDRFYMVDVPGYGYARVSKKKRKAWAAFIERYLTERVPLRAVFHLMDSRHPLTDLDRELIDFMRGGPVPYVLALTKVDKLSGNQRTKAEQTVRRALDDVGLEVPLVLTSSKSKRGHHDLRTWMDRLLNA
- a CDS encoding Ig-like domain-containing protein; protein product: MRDESVRDVTARRMWVQRLVLVGTALGIAVLMVRCANPVPPSGGPRDRTPPRITASDPAQGAVNVSGRTLRLAFNEYVNRSSLREALTITPFVPGELAFSWDAREVTITFPEPFRDSTTYIVELSTDFSDVQGVSLESPLTFAFATGAKINSGTLAGRVVDGYSGAPQAGVDVLAYAQTSAPAAMAAWPERPDYQTQTGEDGTFRFEYLRETTYYVVALRDNNRNRRPDPLEPMAVPPRVQLPADSTQPPVPVPWLLARVDTLAPTLQRARAESRARTAFVFNEPMQVHRATLDEWTLIDSIAQDTVAIRGVYQQAEAPATVWLHTARMQATPHVLRVPRGGLTDTLGTPIDRERLRFTASAAPDTVRGALQALLPEPTSTDTLGYGALPPRARPRARFDHPVDSTVVRRVVSVQDTAGAAVPYHLTTVDGTEHALHIQWPPGGRVRIVGNPRNRPDTLQVRVRRLPASALGALEGRVMVVDTTWTTSGDSTTAAAPRRADSLNTASDKRSLRGRRWVQMEPTRPQVPVRPRMQPVGSDSTFRFEQLPEGEFSFRAFWDVDGNKRWNPGRLAPYRPAEAAAWSAQPTASRPRWTNVISAPLRIVTLSSSALYDTVYVPQRTPPAHR